In Patescibacteria group bacterium, a single window of DNA contains:
- the xseA gene encoding exodeoxyribonuclease VII large subunit, which yields MDNNLLQKLKDWRKAKAEAEGVPVFRVFSNAVIEAIAQFKPKDKEALFLIKGIRDRKYNKYGEAILALVNGGQEGPEFFADNFIKDEESKPFSVSDYLNFLNNQLSKDTARIQGEISSLDIRDKVVYFSLKDSKDESVINCLIWKNVYELNGVEFEVGMEIILSGCPDIYKPSGRLSFKASSVELVGEGALKIAYEKLKAKLQKEGLFDEARKKPIPLYPNKIGLITSKSGAVIADFSTNIGRFGYKISLIDSRVEGQLATEELLNSIKTFRNKDIDVLVIIRGGGSMESFLPFNNEVLIKEIASFPVPVLVGIGHEKDVSLLALASDMMFSTPTAVANYLNESWEKAESVIILSEQKVFRKFQNTIQENKDYIRDSLDIMKNTFQKIFNDFSKAQESLKIGFKSIKDQMVDIDRRINGVLIPVFRKINFSISGIRNNISDSIIKEIFEGFIDAKNKIKESLISYQKQLINNNPKRQLKLGYSIVTKNGRILKTTSQIQKGDIVSVGLSEGVFDSEVKIIKNN from the coding sequence ATGGATAATAACTTATTACAAAAATTAAAAGATTGGCGGAAAGCGAAAGCTGAGGCAGAAGGAGTCCCAGTTTTTAGAGTTTTTTCTAATGCTGTCATAGAAGCTATTGCTCAATTTAAACCAAAAGACAAAGAAGCTCTTTTCTTGATAAAAGGTATCCGTGATAGAAAATATAATAAATATGGTGAAGCTATATTGGCTTTAGTTAATGGAGGGCAAGAAGGGCCGGAATTTTTTGCGGATAATTTTATAAAAGACGAAGAAAGTAAGCCATTTTCAGTTAGTGACTATCTTAATTTTCTTAATAATCAATTGAGTAAAGATACAGCGCGAATTCAAGGAGAGATTAGTAGTTTAGATATAAGAGACAAAGTAGTTTACTTTTCTTTAAAAGATTCTAAAGATGAAAGTGTTATTAACTGCCTTATTTGGAAAAATGTTTACGAATTAAACGGAGTTGAATTTGAAGTAGGAATGGAGATTATATTAAGTGGTTGTCCAGATATCTATAAACCCAGTGGCCGTTTATCATTTAAAGCTTCGTCTGTAGAATTAGTTGGTGAAGGGGCATTAAAAATTGCATATGAAAAACTTAAAGCGAAATTACAAAAAGAAGGCTTATTTGATGAAGCAAGAAAGAAACCTATTCCTTTATATCCTAATAAGATTGGCTTAATTACTTCGAAAAGTGGTGCTGTGATAGCAGATTTTTCTACTAACATAGGAAGATTTGGATATAAAATATCTTTGATAGATTCAAGAGTTGAGGGTCAGTTGGCAACAGAAGAATTATTAAACTCTATAAAAACATTTAGAAATAAAGATATTGATGTTCTTGTTATTATTCGAGGTGGAGGTTCCATGGAATCTTTTTTACCATTTAATAATGAAGTTCTTATTAAAGAAATAGCGAGTTTCCCCGTCCCAGTTCTAGTTGGAATTGGACACGAAAAAGATGTTTCTCTTTTGGCATTGGCGTCTGATATGATGTTTTCTACACCCACAGCCGTTGCCAATTATCTAAATGAATCATGGGAGAAAGCAGAATCAGTAATAATCTTATCAGAACAAAAAGTCTTTAGAAAATTTCAAAATACAATTCAAGAAAATAAAGATTATATTAGAGACAGTTTGGATATAATGAAAAATACTTTCCAAAAAATATTTAATGATTTTTCAAAGGCCCAAGAATCATTAAAAATTGGCTTTAAATCAATTAAGGATCAGATGGTTGATATTGATAGAAGAATTAATGGAGTTCTTATACCAGTATTTAGAAAAATAAACTTTTCCATATCAGGCATTAGAAATAACATATCCGATTCCATTATAAAAGAAATTTTTGAAGGATTTATAGATGCTAAAAATAAAATTAAGGAATCACTAATATCATATCAAAAACAACTCATCAATAATAACCCTAAAAGACAATTAAAATTAGGATATAGTATCGTAACAAAAAATGGTCGAATTTTGAAAACAACCAGTCAAATACAAAAAGGAGATATTGTTAGCGTTGGATTAAGTGAGGGCGTATTTGATTCAGAGGTCAAAATTATTAAAAATAATTAA
- a CDS encoding NUDIX domain-containing protein: protein MTLQNKVKDNEGSVMKGGGIVAKKEDGKIYILMLYRGNHEDWSFPKGHTEHGETVQQTVIREVEEEGEIKSEIIKEITPFKYFNTNSNEEIICYMYLLRPISGEIKPEYKGDKVEWVPLAEVGKRISYANLRDYFNKIVGEVVDLI from the coding sequence ATGACGCTACAAAACAAAGTAAAAGATAACGAAGGTTCGGTGATGAAGGGCGGAGGAATTGTTGCTAAAAAAGAAGATGGCAAAATTTATATTCTGATGCTTTATCGCGGCAATCATGAAGACTGGTCATTTCCCAAGGGCCATACAGAACACGGCGAAACTGTTCAACAAACGGTTATTAGAGAAGTGGAGGAAGAAGGTGAAATAAAATCAGAAATTATCAAAGAAATTACTCCCTTTAAATATTTTAATACTAACAGCAATGAAGAAATTATTTGTTATATGTATTTATTAAGACCAATATCCGGCGAGATCAAACCGGAGTATAAAGGCGATAAGGTGGAATGGGTGCCATTGGCAGAAGTCGGGAAAAGAATCAGTTACGCAAACCTTAGGGATTATTTTAATAAAATCGTTGGAGAAGTGGTTGATTTAATTTAA
- a CDS encoding ATP-binding protein: MTTLTKPILYNGFKVKDGLTVKNRIERIFFTEVYALSDGSFLYLFFNLKPNEIFDRREKYDLVRIKKEGEELPGVIVKDYSNRQLLTAIEDLTTTKGFDCVAGMDKLKTFLIKKVIEPLRNPEKFKKYRLSIPNGILLYGPPGCGKTFIVNKLAEELGYNFVELKPSSVAVPYVHGAVNKIAELFERAKLQAPSIVFIDDAEALIPKTEELSFSADIKKEEINQFKLELNNIGEKKILVVYATNWPEMIDLAILRGGRTDYKIYVPAPDFDARKGLFINFLSGRPCGKEIDIEKLAKMTNNYASTDIELIVKNAAYVALELEKNIDEKMLIKSINKLNSSISPEQIRHYEQLSGMERW; this comes from the coding sequence ATGACAACATTAACGAAACCAATTCTCTATAATGGATTCAAAGTCAAAGACGGGTTAACCGTCAAAAATCGCATTGAGCGAATTTTCTTTACCGAAGTATATGCGTTATCTGACGGATCTTTTTTATACTTATTTTTTAATCTTAAACCAAACGAGATATTTGATCGTCGCGAAAAATACGACCTTGTTAGAATAAAAAAAGAAGGAGAGGAATTACCTGGTGTTATTGTTAAGGATTATTCGAATCGTCAATTATTAACAGCTATTGAAGATCTAACTACGACAAAAGGTTTTGATTGTGTCGCTGGAATGGATAAATTAAAAACTTTTTTAATTAAAAAAGTTATTGAACCACTTCGAAATCCTGAAAAATTTAAGAAATACAGACTCTCAATTCCAAACGGTATTTTACTGTACGGACCACCCGGATGCGGAAAAACATTTATTGTCAACAAACTGGCAGAAGAATTGGGATACAACTTTGTTGAATTAAAACCCTCATCGGTTGCAGTTCCTTATGTTCACGGTGCTGTTAATAAGATTGCCGAACTTTTTGAAAGGGCAAAATTACAAGCACCGTCAATTGTATTTATTGATGATGCCGAAGCACTTATACCAAAAACAGAAGAGCTATCATTTAGTGCGGATATAAAAAAAGAAGAAATTAACCAATTTAAACTAGAACTAAATAATATTGGAGAGAAGAAAATTCTTGTTGTTTATGCAACAAACTGGCCAGAAATGATTGATTTAGCAATACTTAGAGGCGGAAGAACGGATTATAAGATATATGTTCCTGCGCCAGATTTTGATGCTAGAAAGGGACTATTTATAAATTTTCTTTCAGGAAGACCCTGTGGCAAAGAAATTGATATAGAAAAATTAGCAAAGATGACAAATAATTATGCGAGTACCGATATTGAACTTATAGTTAAAAATGCGGCTTACGTGGCATTAGAGTTGGAAAAAAATATTGATGAAAAAATGTTAATTAAATCAATAAACAAACTTAATTCATCAATTTCGCCAGAACAAATTCGACATTACGAACAACTTAGTGGTATGGAAAGGTGGTAG
- a CDS encoding GNAT family N-acetyltransferase, translating into MIKFRPHSKEEIPFRLKWLNDKKVVNFIFDNFKQPTTLAKQKVWFKNYENNPCKNFFTILNDDKPIGFMGLSKIDTKEKRAEVFILIGEGEYRGKGVGRISMNYLIDIAFKKLKLKRLILEVNKLNDPAINLYQSLGFKKTKEKGKEIEMILKK; encoded by the coding sequence ATGATTAAATTTCGTCCGCATTCCAAGGAGGAGATACCGTTTCGACTCAAATGGCTTAATGATAAAAAAGTCGTTAATTTTATTTTTGATAATTTTAAACAACCTACGACACTGGCAAAACAAAAGGTGTGGTTTAAAAATTACGAAAATAATCCTTGTAAGAATTTTTTTACGATTTTAAACGATGATAAACCTATTGGTTTTATGGGTTTATCAAAAATTGATACGAAAGAAAAAAGAGCAGAAGTTTTTATTTTAATCGGAGAAGGGGAATATCGTGGTAAGGGCGTAGGCAGAATTTCCATGAATTATCTTATTGATATTGCTTTTAAAAAATTGAAACTCAAACGTTTGATTTTAGAGGTTAATAAGCTGAATGATCCCGCCATTAATCTTTATCAGTCGCTTGGTTTTAAAAAAACAAAAGAAAAAGGCAAGGAGATTGAAATGATATTAAAAAAGTAG
- the xseB gene encoding exodeoxyribonuclease VII small subunit, translating to MTDPKINLKESLGRLNNIVEWFNEQEEVDVEIGLEKVKEGAELIKVCRKRLSEVENEFTEIQREIDKE from the coding sequence ATGACAGATCCAAAAATTAATTTAAAAGAGTCATTAGGTAGGTTAAATAATATCGTTGAATGGTTTAATGAACAAGAAGAAGTAGATGTTGAAATTGGTTTAGAAAAAGTTAAAGAAGGAGCAGAGCTAATAAAAGTTTGCAGAAAAAGATTATCAGAAGTCGAAAATGAGTTTACGGAGATACAGAGAGAAATAGACAAAGAGTAA
- a CDS encoding HEPN domain-containing protein yields the protein MTKIYFTRYFIETPNSVGNRRNIESGKILGLKFKLGSNEISFYDHDKGLSSDCYIEADSLNDAENKSKVFIENILNLIDLSMSSASASPQFITSYNASSNLPIREYKQILYVPIRERNIAVIDQDFFGKLFNLLDKNKDKRTEMAISWLRKGYLEQKHVDKFIAFWTGLESINELLCDLFIIPQEERKLKCKKCGEVLHPITTGIKKLFIDEIKINDKKFEDIRKARGKLLHGGPLDNIFINEIKEYNPIVKKTLIVGLGKLLGMEGKDIDKIIKQKSNLYNETIRFIIKANLVNFEPPKINEFGKQPKIDLIEENLLNRIIDSKGKLSLKLETTLKLNANFNNITFEVWGEDNTCIKSIKIDDIKKVTE from the coding sequence ATGACAAAAATATATTTTACAAGATATTTTATAGAAACTCCTAACTCTGTTGGTAATCGTAGAAATATAGAATCAGGTAAGATTTTGGGGTTGAAATTTAAGCTAGGTAGTAATGAAATATCTTTCTATGATCATGATAAAGGTCTTTCTTCTGATTGTTATATTGAAGCAGACTCCTTGAACGATGCTGAGAATAAATCGAAGGTTTTTATAGAAAACATTTTAAACTTAATTGATCTCTCAATGTCATCTGCCTCAGCATCTCCCCAATTTATAACATCTTATAATGCTTCTTCTAATTTGCCCATCAGAGAATATAAGCAAATTTTATATGTTCCTATACGAGAAAGAAATATCGCAGTGATTGATCAAGATTTCTTCGGCAAATTATTTAACCTTCTTGATAAAAATAAAGACAAAAGAACGGAAATGGCTATATCTTGGTTAAGAAAGGGGTACCTTGAGCAAAAACATGTTGATAAATTTATTGCTTTTTGGACTGGATTAGAATCTATAAATGAGTTATTATGTGATTTATTTATTATTCCTCAGGAGGAAAGGAAATTAAAATGTAAAAAATGCGGTGAAGTCCTTCATCCAATTACAACCGGAATTAAAAAATTATTTATTGATGAGATAAAAATTAACGATAAAAAATTTGAAGATATAAGAAAAGCAAGGGGCAAACTTTTACATGGTGGTCCATTAGATAATATTTTTATTAATGAAATTAAAGAATATAATCCTATTGTTAAAAAAACTTTAATAGTGGGATTAGGTAAATTATTAGGGATGGAAGGAAAAGATATAGATAAAATAATTAAACAAAAATCTAATTTATATAATGAAACAATCAGATTTATTATTAAGGCGAATTTAGTAAATTTTGAACCGCCCAAAATTAACGAATTTGGCAAACAACCTAAAATAGATTTAATTGAGGAAAATTTATTAAATCGTATAATAGATAGCAAAGGAAAACTGAGTTTAAAATTAGAAACAACGTTAAAATTAAATGCCAATTTTAATAATATAACCTTTGAAGTATGGGGCGAGGATAATACTTGTATAAAAAGTATCAAGATTGATGATATCAAGAAAGTAACTGAATAA
- a CDS encoding four helix bundle protein: MFRFQKWNIYNETRKLRLDIKRNLLPKISSAEKYILIPQIERAINSIILNIAEGSYRKSDKDFAHFLNQAIASLYEVVACLDLMLDSCYINEEDHSKYLFQLENIARQISAFTRSLKK, translated from the coding sequence ATGTTTCGCTTTCAGAAATGGAATATTTATAATGAAACGAGAAAGTTAAGATTGGATATTAAAAGAAATTTATTACCAAAAATTTCATCTGCAGAAAAATATATTTTAATACCTCAAATTGAGAGAGCAATTAATTCAATTATTTTAAATATTGCCGAGGGTTCATATAGAAAGTCTGATAAAGATTTTGCTCATTTTCTTAATCAAGCGATAGCATCTCTTTATGAGGTTGTAGCCTGCCTTGATCTTATGTTGGATAGTTGTTATATTAATGAGGAAGATCATAGTAAATATTTGTTTCAATTAGAGAATATCGCTAGACAAATTAGCGCTTTTACTCGATCATTAAAGAAATAA
- a CDS encoding sigma-70 family RNA polymerase sigma factor produces MKSNHKQKINKKKSVKIVKKASKKVYNSDHQDNASRIKWPEQEAQALINKGRQRSFVTEKELFYTFPRCEKYLNEYEDFLDYMERMGIKIIESPEGFLEKPHKKEEKKSGKDGGLMFDLSQLSSDSIQMYLKEIGRVPLLTPGEEVEYAKAKDKGDHKSSQKLIEANLRLVVSIAKKFTGYGLSFLDLIQEGNIGLFKAVEKYDWKRGYKFSTYATWWIKQAVTRALADQSRTIRIPVHVVETLSKFQQATRWLAQQLGRQPTPEEVASELSIPIDESRYLMKISQETVSLETTVGDDEDSDTELGDFIEDVKTLTPDRSAALKLLRDYIKEIVVDLPQRERKILDMRFGLTDGAAHTLEEVGQVFCVTRERIRQIESKALERMREFKGIEKIKDYY; encoded by the coding sequence ATGAAATCAAATCATAAACAAAAAATCAACAAGAAAAAATCAGTTAAAATAGTGAAGAAGGCTTCCAAAAAAGTTTATAATTCTGATCATCAAGATAATGCTTCGCGAATAAAATGGCCGGAACAAGAAGCTCAGGCATTAATCAATAAGGGCAGACAGAGAAGTTTTGTGACAGAAAAAGAACTTTTTTATACTTTTCCCCGCTGTGAGAAATATTTGAATGAATATGAAGACTTTTTGGATTATATGGAAAGAATGGGAATCAAAATCATTGAATCTCCGGAAGGATTTTTGGAAAAACCTCATAAAAAAGAAGAAAAGAAATCAGGAAAGGATGGGGGATTAATGTTTGATTTAAGCCAGCTTTCATCCGATTCAATTCAAATGTATTTAAAAGAAATTGGACGCGTTCCATTATTAACCCCGGGCGAAGAAGTGGAATATGCGAAGGCTAAAGATAAGGGGGATCATAAATCATCTCAAAAATTAATAGAAGCGAACTTGCGTTTGGTTGTCAGTATTGCCAAGAAATTTACCGGTTATGGACTAAGTTTTTTAGATTTGATTCAAGAAGGCAATATCGGTTTGTTCAAAGCCGTGGAGAAATATGATTGGAAAAGGGGTTATAAATTTTCCACTTATGCCACTTGGTGGATTAAACAAGCGGTCACTAGAGCTCTGGCGGATCAATCAAGAACAATCAGAATTCCAGTTCACGTGGTGGAAACTTTAAGCAAATTCCAACAAGCCACTCGCTGGTTGGCTCAGCAACTTGGACGTCAGCCGACTCCGGAAGAAGTGGCAAGCGAATTAAGCATTCCGATTGATGAGTCAAGATATTTAATGAAAATTTCTCAAGAAACGGTTTCGCTTGAAACCACAGTTGGCGACGACGAAGACAGCGACACGGAATTGGGAGATTTTATTGAAGATGTCAAAACTTTAACTCCGGATCGTTCCGCCGCCTTGAAATTATTAAGAGATTATATTAAAGAAATTGTCGTTGACTTGCCTCAGCGCGAAAGAAAAATTTTGGATATGCGTTTCGGTTTAACCGATGGCGCCGCCCATACCTTGGAAGAGGTGGGGCAAGTTTTCTGTGTTACTCGTGAAAGAATTCGTCAAATTGAATCTAAAGCATTGGAGCGAATGAGAGAATTCAAGGGTATTGAAAAAATTAAAGACTATTACTAA
- a CDS encoding ribonuclease HI family protein, translating into MIEIYFDGACEPVNPGGTASYGYLIKRDNQIIERGSGIIGKGEGMTNNVAEYYGLIEGIKALKKLRIEEKVMIYGDSKMVCCIVAKEWGWKKKKTVWMPHETALHLKKLLDEALKYLEGMDYNIQWVTREKNQEADDLSKEPLIKAGIIKSIYPKYNFTKKIDKEKEKHIIKSKIKKKPQEGDACPKNCGGILYWANSKMTPKKMRRIYHFEKWLKCNKCRTVFFDEKYKIIHQNETKSLF; encoded by the coding sequence ATGATCGAAATATATTTTGATGGTGCTTGCGAGCCAGTAAATCCCGGTGGTACTGCAAGTTATGGTTATTTAATTAAGAGGGACAATCAAATTATTGAGCGCGGTTCAGGTATTATAGGCAAAGGAGAAGGAATGACAAACAATGTGGCCGAGTATTATGGTTTGATCGAAGGAATAAAAGCTCTTAAAAAATTAAGAATTGAAGAAAAGGTAATGATTTATGGTGATAGTAAAATGGTGTGTTGTATTGTTGCGAAAGAATGGGGATGGAAAAAGAAAAAGACGGTATGGATGCCCCATGAAACAGCTTTACATTTAAAAAAGTTACTTGATGAAGCCTTAAAATATTTAGAGGGTATGGATTATAATATTCAATGGGTGACGAGAGAGAAGAATCAAGAAGCTGATGATTTATCGAAAGAACCACTTATTAAAGCGGGTATTATTAAATCTATTTACCCTAAATATAATTTTACAAAGAAAATAGATAAAGAAAAGGAAAAGCATATCATTAAATCTAAAATTAAGAAAAAACCCCAAGAAGGGGATGCTTGTCCTAAAAATTGTGGTGGAATTCTTTATTGGGCAAACAGCAAAATGACCCCCAAAAAAATGCGGAGGATTTATCATTTTGAAAAATGGCTTAAGTGTAATAAATGTAGGACTGTTTTCTTTGATGAAAAATATAAAATTATTCATCAAAATGAAACTAAATCATTATTTTAG
- a CDS encoding Hsp70 family protein gives MANQQNISIGIDLGTTNSSVAINNNGNIEIIKRAGGVEYTPSVFGFNRDENKVVGQKAYESFYRSADVKNYKPEVKRLMGSSEKFHFERVNIDMGPEEISAEILQSLKEDILRKYPNFNTVAAVITVPAAFSVLQSEATKRAGNLAGFKHVVLLQEPIAAAAAYGSTNIKNENWLIYDFGGGTFDVALIASKDRALSVLGHNGDNFLGGKNFDLEIVDKIIVPKILEKFSVKNFNRNNEKYISAFSRLKFSAETAKIELSEYNKTSIVVENVGKDDEDKEIFLSINFTRKEFENLIKPMVDRTIELSRKTLKDAGIKSGSVAKVILVGGPTQIPYIRERIENDLKITADASVDPLTVVARGACVFGIGQKIPKEFQENDGKKLREGTLSIDLNYDSVTSDTEATIAGIIEDLKDAKDEYYVQIQSDSGFYNGSKKKLKGGKFFDTVSVEPNKSNVYWIYLFDKEGNSVPVDQDSFTITQGQTISGIPLSHSVKIVVVQKDYTRNVAFNICDLVFDKGSILPIKKTLYVYKTSRKLKKGEENDLDIIVVEGESDMPDRNGFLCKVGIPGKDLPHDLPEGTPVEITVVMNESQEVFVTAHIPLIDFTVNARSTFHNETIDLKNIEQDLEIQKERAKVVSENLSPDERKTIDNDIQSAQTSVNNSSIDEDEKMKANKQIKDIKIALDKIEKEKEMPQLVKEFKDGIQDTQSIINDYADEKDKDINNDQLNKLIKEGEKAIADNDKSLLIRTNEQINELRSKAVYSNPATWIHQFKKITDSKPDFTNEKEAKYYIEKGKRAIELGDVDEIKRCVRNLSLLLPSDVQEKIKDNLSGITR, from the coding sequence ATGGCTAATCAACAAAACATTTCAATAGGTATTGATCTTGGAACAACCAATTCGTCTGTTGCCATCAATAACAACGGTAACATCGAAATCATAAAAAGGGCGGGGGGCGTGGAATATACGCCGTCCGTTTTTGGCTTTAATAGAGATGAAAATAAAGTAGTTGGCCAAAAGGCTTATGAGAGTTTTTATAGATCTGCAGACGTAAAAAACTACAAACCGGAAGTAAAAAGATTGATGGGCTCTTCAGAGAAGTTTCACTTCGAGAGAGTAAATATAGACATGGGGCCGGAAGAAATATCTGCTGAAATCCTTCAGAGCCTAAAAGAGGACATTCTAAGAAAATATCCAAACTTTAATACTGTAGCCGCCGTAATTACGGTTCCAGCCGCTTTCTCTGTATTACAGTCGGAGGCAACTAAACGGGCTGGTAATCTTGCCGGATTTAAACACGTAGTTTTATTACAAGAACCTATCGCTGCGGCTGCTGCTTACGGCTCCACAAATATCAAGAATGAAAACTGGCTCATTTACGACTTTGGTGGTGGCACATTTGATGTTGCATTAATTGCTTCCAAAGACAGAGCGCTTTCAGTGCTTGGCCATAACGGTGACAATTTCCTTGGTGGTAAAAACTTTGATTTAGAGATTGTCGATAAAATAATAGTACCAAAAATCTTAGAGAAGTTTTCCGTCAAAAACTTCAACAGGAATAATGAAAAGTATATAAGTGCCTTCTCTCGATTAAAGTTCTCTGCAGAGACGGCTAAAATAGAACTCTCTGAATATAATAAAACCTCAATCGTGGTAGAAAATGTCGGGAAGGACGATGAGGATAAGGAGATTTTTCTCTCCATTAATTTTACGAGAAAAGAATTTGAAAATCTTATCAAACCAATGGTTGACCGCACTATCGAGCTTTCTAGGAAAACCCTGAAAGATGCCGGCATTAAGAGTGGTTCTGTTGCTAAAGTGATTCTCGTTGGTGGTCCGACTCAGATTCCATATATTCGAGAAAGAATAGAGAATGATCTCAAAATAACTGCTGATGCGTCTGTTGATCCTTTAACTGTCGTTGCGAGAGGTGCTTGCGTGTTTGGTATCGGCCAGAAGATTCCAAAGGAATTCCAAGAAAATGATGGTAAAAAACTCCGAGAAGGAACTCTTTCTATTGATCTAAATTACGATTCCGTTACTTCTGACACAGAGGCAACGATCGCGGGAATCATAGAAGACCTCAAAGATGCTAAGGATGAATATTATGTACAAATTCAATCTGACAGTGGCTTTTATAACGGTTCAAAGAAAAAACTAAAAGGCGGTAAATTTTTTGACACAGTTTCTGTCGAGCCGAATAAGTCTAATGTTTACTGGATTTATCTTTTTGACAAAGAAGGTAATTCTGTTCCAGTTGATCAAGATTCTTTTACCATTACTCAGGGTCAGACGATATCGGGTATACCCTTGTCCCATTCGGTAAAAATAGTTGTGGTTCAAAAGGATTATACGAGGAATGTGGCTTTTAATATTTGTGACCTAGTTTTTGATAAAGGGTCAATACTTCCTATTAAAAAAACTTTATATGTGTATAAAACATCAAGAAAGCTAAAGAAGGGCGAAGAGAATGATCTTGATATTATAGTGGTTGAAGGAGAATCCGATATGCCAGATCGTAATGGATTTTTATGCAAAGTGGGTATCCCTGGCAAGGATCTACCCCATGATCTTCCCGAAGGAACTCCGGTAGAAATAACTGTTGTGATGAATGAATCACAAGAAGTTTTTGTTACTGCTCATATTCCACTGATTGATTTTACTGTTAATGCTCGCTCCACTTTTCACAATGAGACAATTGATCTTAAGAATATCGAACAGGATTTAGAAATTCAAAAAGAAAGAGCAAAGGTTGTCTCTGAAAATTTGTCGCCCGATGAAAGAAAAACAATTGATAATGATATTCAATCCGCCCAAACGAGCGTTAATAATTCTTCCATAGACGAAGATGAAAAAATGAAAGCGAATAAACAAATTAAAGATATTAAGATTGCGTTGGATAAAATTGAAAAAGAAAAGGAAATGCCTCAACTGGTTAAGGAATTTAAAGATGGTATTCAAGATACACAATCGATCATCAATGACTACGCAGATGAAAAAGACAAAGATATAAACAATGATCAATTAAATAAGCTCATTAAAGAAGGAGAGAAAGCAATAGCCGATAATGATAAATCTCTTTTGATTCGGACCAATGAACAAATTAACGAACTTCGCTCAAAAGCCGTTTATTCTAACCCGGCCACATGGATTCATCAGTTTAAAAAAATTACTGATAGCAAGCCAGACTTTACTAATGAAAAAGAAGCAAAGTATTATATTGAAAAGGGCAAAAGAGCGATTGAACTTGGTGATGTCGATGAGATAAAACGTTGCGTCCGTAATTTGTCGCTGTTACTCCCGTCTGATGTACAAGAAAAAATAAAAGATAATCTTTCGGGCATTACCCGCTAA